In Actinomycetota bacterium, the following are encoded in one genomic region:
- a CDS encoding DUF167 family protein: protein MIGMLHAMASLTVRVMPRSGRTEVVKGPSGEVVVRVRAAPERGRATTEAAAALAALVGVPPSAVTLRAGARSRVKVFAVDGVSEADLERALDPL from the coding sequence ATGATTGGCATGTTACATGCCATGGCGAGCCTGACGGTGAGGGTGATGCCTCGATCCGGCCGGACCGAGGTCGTGAAGGGGCCTTCCGGCGAGGTCGTGGTGCGGGTCCGGGCCGCCCCCGAGCGAGGGAGGGCAACGACGGAGGCGGCCGCCGCGCTCGCCGCGCTCGTCGGCGTTCCACCGAGCGCCGTGACCCTGCGCGCCGGGGCTCGCTCCAGGGTCAAGGTCTTCGCGGTCGACGGGGTCTCCGAGGCCGACCTCGAACGGGCGCTAGACCCCCTCTGA
- the murB gene encoding UDP-N-acetylmuramate dehydrogenase has product MSDSARAEAILRAACGDRLRTSFPMAPLTTFRIGGAAALYLEPESDADLVAVAQAVSQDDLPYVVIGKGSNVLVSDRGFDGLVLRLGRGYRWVARDGLRLTAGGSMPLPALAGVALRHALDGLAFGVAIPATLGGAVKMNAGAHGGQMADVLLDVEVFRLEEGRVDRVPAAQAGFSYRHSELPSDAVVTGAEFQLRSGDPVTIRAAMDEARAWRRRTQPLAEPNCGSVFKNPVDGHAAPLIEQAGMKGARVGSVQVSTKHANFIVADEGAHAEDVLALIDLVRRTVESRTGVVLEPEVRLIGGFDRVGG; this is encoded by the coding sequence ATGAGCGACAGCGCCCGAGCCGAGGCGATCCTTCGGGCCGCGTGCGGCGATCGGCTCCGCACGTCCTTCCCGATGGCACCGCTGACGACGTTCCGCATCGGCGGAGCGGCGGCCCTCTACCTGGAACCGGAGTCCGACGCCGATCTCGTCGCCGTCGCGCAGGCGGTCTCGCAAGACGATCTCCCGTACGTCGTGATCGGGAAGGGATCCAACGTGCTGGTCTCCGATCGCGGGTTCGACGGCCTCGTGCTTCGACTCGGGCGTGGCTACCGGTGGGTGGCGCGAGACGGCCTGCGGCTCACCGCGGGCGGGTCGATGCCGCTTCCTGCGCTGGCGGGCGTCGCCCTCCGGCACGCGCTCGACGGCCTGGCCTTCGGGGTGGCCATCCCGGCGACCCTCGGGGGAGCGGTGAAGATGAACGCCGGAGCGCACGGGGGGCAGATGGCCGACGTGCTCCTCGATGTCGAGGTCTTCCGGCTGGAGGAAGGGCGCGTGGACCGTGTGCCCGCCGCGCAGGCCGGGTTCTCCTACCGCCACTCCGAGCTGCCGTCCGACGCCGTCGTCACGGGTGCCGAGTTCCAGCTGCGATCGGGCGATCCGGTCACGATCCGAGCCGCGATGGACGAGGCACGGGCGTGGAGGAGGCGCACCCAGCCGCTCGCCGAGCCGAACTGCGGGAGCGTGTTCAAGAACCCGGTCGACGGGCATGCGGCACCTTTGATCGAGCAAGCCGGGATGAAGGGCGCCCGGGTCGGGAGCGTGCAGGTCTCGACCAAGCACGCGAACTTCATCGTGGCCGACGAGGGAGCCCACGCCGAGGACGTGCTCGCCTTGATCGACCTCGTCCGGCGGACGGTGGAGTCCCGCACGGGCGTCGTGCTGGAGCCTGAGGTCCGATTGATCGGGGGGTTCGATCGTGTCGGCGGATGA
- a CDS encoding FtsQ-type POTRA domain-containing protein has product MSADERATDLSDRATPEPPASIDPAPVLRLDEDRRRRLRPWAIAGAASVALVTGTVALSYSPIFGARVVKVEGEERLAPRQVMRLAGIERGTNVVHLDTSVAESRLEAEPWVLDATVARSLPSTITISVRERIPVLVLVAGETRQLVATDGTALGRAPRDSAFPEVTAAPGSRLGRSEIEAAGLVVRSMAPEMRARVDSITVTEDGSVSLVVEGDVAVRYGIVDDTAAKSQALRAILRYAENEGRELISIDLSAPAAPTARFVGSQQPLSGPDPSADVPPVDPAIDGHGTDGGAQGAPSSSP; this is encoded by the coding sequence GTGTCGGCGGATGAGCGGGCGACCGACCTGAGCGACCGCGCCACGCCGGAGCCCCCCGCCTCGATCGATCCCGCGCCGGTGCTCCGCCTTGACGAGGACCGTCGGCGCCGACTCCGCCCGTGGGCGATCGCCGGGGCGGCGAGCGTCGCCCTCGTGACGGGAACCGTCGCCCTCAGCTACAGCCCGATATTCGGGGCGAGGGTGGTCAAGGTCGAGGGTGAGGAACGCCTGGCGCCCCGACAGGTGATGCGGCTCGCCGGGATCGAGCGTGGGACCAACGTCGTCCACCTCGACACGAGCGTCGCCGAGTCTCGACTCGAGGCCGAGCCCTGGGTCCTCGATGCGACGGTCGCCAGGAGCTTGCCCTCCACGATCACGATCTCGGTGAGAGAGCGGATACCGGTGCTCGTCCTCGTCGCCGGCGAGACGAGGCAGCTGGTGGCCACCGACGGTACCGCGCTCGGGCGCGCGCCGAGGGACTCGGCGTTCCCCGAGGTGACCGCGGCGCCCGGATCCCGGTTGGGGCGCTCGGAGATCGAAGCCGCGGGGCTGGTCGTGCGGTCGATGGCTCCGGAGATGAGGGCACGCGTCGACTCGATCACGGTGACGGAGGACGGCAGCGTGTCGCTCGTCGTCGAGGGGGACGTGGCGGTCCGGTATGGGATCGTGGACGACACCGCGGCCAAGTCCCAGGCGCTGCGGGCGATCCTGCGCTACGCCGAGAACGAGGGGCGGGAGCTGATCTCCATCGACCTGTCCGCCCCCGCTGCCCCGACGGCGAGGTTCGTCGGATCCCAACAGCCGCTCTCGGGCCCCGACCCGTCGGCGGACGTGCCCCCTGTCGACCCCGCCATCGACGGCCACGGCACCGATGGGGGGGCACAGGGGGCTCCCTCGTCGTCGCCCTGA
- the ftsZ gene encoding cell division protein FtsZ: MDVPQNYLAVIKVVGIGGGGVNAVNRMIEAGLRGVEFIAVNTDAQTLLMSDAEVKLDIGRETTRGLGAGSDPEIGKGASTEHADEIEEILKGADMVFITAGEGGGTGTGGAPVVAEVARGLGALTIGVVTRPFGFEGRKRATQADLGITELKKAVDTLIVVPNDRLLQVADPNMPMVEAFRMADQVLFQGVDGITSLITTPGLINLDFADVKSVMSGAGSALMGIGLGSGADRATEASKAAISSPLLESSIDGAKGVLLSIAGPTDLTLHEVNQAADAITKVAHPDANIIFGAVVDDALGEEVRVTVVAAGFDKVAPSATGGNQFESRLSRLLEEPVRGEGEETREPLPSILADEGDDEGDVFITGEQESQPSVSFDAEEDLDIPDFLKS; encoded by the coding sequence ATGGACGTTCCCCAGAACTACCTCGCCGTCATCAAGGTGGTGGGTATCGGCGGCGGCGGCGTGAACGCGGTGAACCGCATGATCGAGGCAGGCTTGCGGGGCGTCGAGTTCATCGCCGTCAACACCGATGCCCAGACGCTGCTCATGTCCGACGCGGAGGTGAAGCTCGACATCGGACGCGAGACGACCCGAGGTCTGGGGGCCGGCTCCGATCCGGAGATCGGGAAGGGTGCCTCCACGGAGCACGCAGACGAGATCGAAGAGATCCTCAAGGGCGCCGACATGGTCTTCATCACCGCCGGGGAAGGGGGCGGCACGGGCACCGGCGGCGCGCCGGTGGTCGCCGAGGTCGCCCGCGGCCTCGGGGCGCTGACGATCGGGGTGGTGACCCGCCCGTTCGGCTTCGAGGGACGCAAGCGTGCGACCCAGGCGGACCTCGGCATCACCGAACTGAAGAAGGCCGTCGACACGTTGATCGTCGTCCCGAACGACCGCCTGCTCCAGGTCGCCGACCCGAACATGCCGATGGTCGAGGCCTTCCGCATGGCGGACCAAGTGCTGTTCCAGGGCGTCGACGGCATCACCTCGCTGATCACGACCCCCGGCCTGATCAACCTCGACTTCGCCGACGTGAAGTCGGTCATGTCGGGCGCCGGGTCGGCCCTGATGGGCATCGGTCTCGGCTCGGGCGCGGATCGGGCGACCGAAGCGTCGAAGGCGGCGATCAGCTCGCCGCTCCTCGAGAGCTCGATCGACGGTGCGAAGGGCGTGCTGCTCTCGATCGCCGGCCCGACCGACCTCACGCTTCACGAGGTGAACCAGGCGGCCGACGCGATCACGAAGGTGGCGCACCCCGACGCGAACATCATCTTCGGCGCCGTCGTCGACGACGCGCTGGGCGAGGAGGTGCGCGTCACGGTGGTCGCAGCGGGGTTCGACAAGGTGGCACCGAGCGCGACTGGCGGCAACCAGTTCGAGTCGCGCCTCTCGCGCCTACTCGAGGAACCCGTCCGCGGCGAGGGAGAGGAGACGCGCGAGCCGCTCCCGTCGATCCTGGCCGACGAGGGCGACGACGAGGGCGACGTCTTCATCACCGGCGAGCAGGAGTCGCAACCGTCTGTGTCGTTCGACGCCGAGGAGGACCTGGATATCCCGGACTTCCTGAAGAGCTGA
- a CDS encoding YggT family protein has translation MNRLICVALTLVWVILLVRVILSWVQLAGWHPPATGPLRSAYDLLFDVTEPPLRALRRIIPPAGMFDLSVVVAFIIIFVLQTALCR, from the coding sequence ATGAACCGGCTCATCTGCGTCGCGCTCACGCTCGTCTGGGTGATCCTGCTCGTGCGGGTCATCCTGAGCTGGGTCCAACTCGCCGGGTGGCACCCGCCCGCCACAGGTCCGCTCCGCTCCGCCTACGATCTGTTGTTCGACGTGACCGAGCCACCGCTGCGCGCGCTCCGGCGCATCATCCCCCCGGCAGGTATGTTCGACCTCTCGGTCGTGGTGGCGTTCATCATCATCTTCGTGCTGCAGACCGCGCTCTGCCGCTGA
- a CDS encoding YggS family pyridoxal phosphate-dependent enzyme, with protein MTAGRDEVVQNLQAIRAVVERACDRASRDPGSVLLVAAAKTQPAEPIGWVVDAGVTAIGENYVRELRAVHDVVPGARWHYIGALQASSAHHVAALADVVETLSGERATRRLARRAAALGRTLDALIEVDFTGSRAGVSPDETAPFADLVAGVEGLRLRGLMTIAPIGESAEDARYWFRRLRELRDAIRENHPDVVDLSMGMSLDYEAAIEEGATMVRIGTALFGPRDRPEEMGGAPRSGR; from the coding sequence ATGACCGCCGGGCGAGACGAGGTGGTGCAGAACCTGCAGGCGATCCGGGCCGTCGTCGAGCGGGCCTGCGACCGGGCCTCGCGCGACCCCGGGTCGGTCCTGTTGGTGGCCGCCGCGAAGACCCAGCCGGCCGAGCCGATCGGGTGGGTGGTCGACGCCGGGGTCACGGCGATCGGCGAGAACTACGTGCGGGAGCTCCGCGCCGTGCACGACGTCGTGCCCGGCGCCCGCTGGCACTACATCGGCGCGTTGCAGGCGAGCTCCGCCCACCACGTAGCAGCCCTCGCCGACGTGGTGGAGACGCTCTCCGGCGAGCGGGCGACCCGCCGGCTCGCACGCCGGGCCGCCGCGCTCGGCCGCACCCTCGACGCCCTGATCGAGGTGGACTTCACGGGTTCGAGGGCGGGGGTATCGCCTGACGAGACGGCCCCGTTCGCTGACCTCGTCGCCGGGGTGGAGGGGCTCCGCCTGCGGGGGCTCATGACGATCGCGCCGATCGGCGAGAGCGCCGAGGACGCCCGCTACTGGTTTCGCAGGTTGCGCGAGCTGCGAGATGCGATCCGGGAGAACCACCCAGACGTGGTGGACTTGAGTATGGGGATGTCGTTGGATTACGAAGCTGCGATCGAAGAAGGCGCTACGATGGTTCGCATCGGAACGGCGCTGTTCGGCCCCCGGGATCGACCGGAGGAAATGGGCGGAGCGCCGAGATCTGGCCGATGA
- the murC gene encoding UDP-N-acetylmuramate--L-alanine ligase, translating into MRSYAPPSGSIPTLPVPSLDGISSVHMIGVGGAGMRNLARLLLSRGIEVRGSDMKDSKGVRELVAAGADVWVGHDPERLGTPDAVIISSAIGDANPELRAARERALPVWARQQALAALVAGHRAVAVAGTHGKTTTTSMIAVVLERCGLDPSYLIGGDLNESGSGARSGGGDVFVFEADESDGSFLLARPHVGVVTNVDVDHVDFYPGGRREIEAAFGAFVARCEHVVGCGDDPGVRSVLDDAAGAGTLRYGVGDGNELVVSVDELGPDGAVGRIRGGEGVEAALRLQVDGTHNLLNAAAAIGVAGLLGVSLADAAAAVGEYAGVHRRFERRGRARGADFFDDYGHTPTEMAVTIETARRRRPSRLIALVQPHRYSRVQALWRELGESVAGADLVLVTDVYGAAQDPIPGVTGRLVVDGVALASPSTPVVYLPHRADVVDYLDREVREGDLVVTMGCGDVWMLADAAVERLGGGGDG; encoded by the coding sequence ATGAGGTCGTACGCCCCGCCCTCCGGCAGCATCCCCACGCTGCCCGTGCCGAGCCTCGACGGGATCAGCTCGGTGCACATGATCGGCGTCGGCGGGGCGGGCATGCGCAACCTCGCCCGCCTGCTCCTCTCCCGGGGTATCGAGGTCCGCGGCTCCGACATGAAGGACTCGAAGGGGGTCCGGGAGCTGGTCGCGGCGGGCGCCGACGTGTGGGTCGGACACGACCCGGAGCGGCTGGGGACCCCGGACGCGGTGATCATCTCGAGCGCGATCGGTGACGCCAACCCAGAACTCCGCGCGGCGAGGGAGCGCGCCCTGCCCGTGTGGGCGCGGCAGCAGGCCCTCGCCGCTCTCGTGGCCGGGCATCGGGCGGTCGCCGTCGCCGGCACGCACGGCAAGACGACCACCACCTCGATGATCGCCGTGGTGCTCGAGCGGTGCGGGCTCGACCCGAGCTACCTGATCGGCGGCGACCTCAACGAGAGCGGGAGCGGCGCGCGGAGCGGAGGCGGCGACGTCTTCGTCTTCGAGGCCGATGAGAGCGACGGCTCCTTCCTGCTCGCTCGGCCGCACGTCGGCGTCGTCACGAACGTGGACGTCGACCACGTCGACTTCTACCCGGGTGGCCGAAGGGAGATCGAGGCGGCGTTCGGCGCGTTCGTCGCCAGGTGCGAACACGTGGTCGGCTGCGGCGACGACCCAGGCGTCCGCTCCGTGCTCGACGATGCCGCCGGAGCCGGAACACTCCGCTACGGCGTCGGCGACGGCAACGAACTCGTGGTCTCCGTCGACGAGCTCGGCCCCGACGGCGCGGTCGGGCGCATCCGCGGAGGCGAGGGCGTCGAGGCGGCGCTGCGGCTGCAGGTCGACGGCACCCACAACCTCTTGAACGCGGCGGCGGCGATCGGGGTCGCGGGTCTGCTCGGGGTCTCGCTCGCCGATGCCGCGGCCGCGGTCGGGGAATACGCCGGCGTGCATCGTCGGTTCGAGCGGCGCGGACGAGCTCGCGGCGCCGACTTCTTCGACGACTACGGGCACACCCCGACGGAGATGGCCGTCACGATTGAGACGGCCCGACGTCGACGGCCCTCGCGGCTGATCGCGTTGGTGCAGCCCCACCGGTACTCGCGCGTGCAGGCGCTCTGGCGAGAGCTCGGCGAGAGCGTCGCCGGCGCCGACCTCGTGCTCGTCACCGACGTCTACGGTGCGGCCCAGGATCCGATCCCCGGCGTGACCGGGAGGCTGGTCGTCGACGGCGTCGCGTTGGCGTCACCCTCGACTCCCGTGGTCTACCTGCCCCACCGCGCGGACGTGGTCGACTATCTGGATCGGGAGGTCCGCGAGGGAGACCTCGTCGTCACGATGGGCTGCGGCGACGTCTGGATGCTCGCCGACGCGGCGGTCGAGCGGCTGGGGGGAGGCGGCGACGGATGA
- the ileS gene encoding isoleucine--tRNA ligase codes for MAAFEPVDTRASFPEIEREILAFWKERDVFRASLARREGAPLWMIYEGPPTANGKPGVHHVEPRTFKDVYPRFKTMTGHLVPRKGGWDCHGLPVELEVEKEIGTTAKRDIEAFGIAEFNRRCRESVQRYVGEFERLTERIGYWVDLDEAYWTMSTSYIESVWWSLKSLFERGLLQEADKVTAYCPRCGTALSDAEVALGYQTVDDPSVHLRFPIVEADDAGLVGASMTVWTTTPWTLPSNTGVAVDATADYAELSLDGERLIVGAPLREAVLGEGGDLVRTIPGAALVGARYEPPYPNVDDAHRVVAADFVSMDEGTGIVHLAPAFGPEDLQIGLEQGWPVHKPVGDDGRFTDLAPVFVRGHFVKDADPRIVEDLRERGLLLRSGTYEHSYPFCWRCKTPLLYYARTSWYVRTTQVKDRLLAVNEGVHWFPDHIKHGRYGNWLENNVDWALSRERYWGTPLPVWRCPAGHLRAVGSLIELGELAGRDVRDVDPHRPAIDDVTFACAECGEPARRVPEVIDTWYDSGAMPFAQWGYHPDLGRGLEDFERHFPADFISEAIDQTRGWFYTLMAEGVLHFDSTAYRNVVCLGHIIAADGRKMSKSLGNMFDPWDALDRQGADALRWFMITNGSPWASRRIGHEVLDDVVRQFLLTLRHVHAFFVTYATADGFDPASPAPSVADRPLLDRWVLSQLARTVVAARDGLDAYDATGAGRRIERFVDDLSNWYVRRSRRRFWNPGGEDAADASAAFHTLFECLVTVSTLLAPFTPFIADAIWRNLAAGRAGRPDSVHLADYPEADVAAIDDALDAAMEAARTIVGLGRTVRTETKTRVRQPLAEAVVHLPGSLEGLEPLLELVAEELNVHRVVFAESVGSFGRWHAKPNFKALGPALGPRVKEVAVALAADDGSLAGELATGASVVVRTSDGGVTLGPGDVDLSQDVREGWGVASEGGVTLALDLNLTDDLRREGVARELIRAIQEARKAAGLEISDRIQLGVDAGPVVSDALTVHRDTVAGETLAVDVIHGEVEGPAVDTSIDGEPVRISVRRADYASPARA; via the coding sequence ATGGCGGCGTTCGAGCCGGTCGACACGAGGGCGAGCTTCCCGGAGATCGAACGCGAGATCCTCGCGTTCTGGAAGGAGCGCGACGTCTTCCGCGCCTCGCTGGCCCGACGCGAGGGCGCGCCCCTCTGGATGATCTACGAGGGGCCTCCGACCGCGAACGGCAAGCCGGGCGTGCACCACGTGGAGCCTCGCACGTTCAAGGACGTGTACCCCCGGTTCAAGACCATGACCGGCCATCTCGTGCCTCGCAAGGGAGGATGGGACTGCCACGGGTTGCCGGTCGAGCTCGAGGTCGAGAAGGAGATCGGCACGACCGCCAAGCGCGACATCGAGGCGTTCGGCATCGCCGAGTTCAATCGGCGCTGCCGGGAGTCGGTGCAGCGGTACGTCGGCGAGTTCGAGCGGCTCACCGAGCGCATCGGCTACTGGGTCGACCTCGACGAGGCGTACTGGACGATGTCGACCAGCTACATCGAATCGGTGTGGTGGTCGCTGAAGTCGCTGTTCGAGCGGGGCCTGCTGCAGGAAGCCGACAAGGTCACGGCCTACTGCCCACGATGCGGCACGGCCCTGTCCGACGCCGAGGTTGCGCTCGGCTACCAGACCGTCGACGACCCGAGCGTGCACCTGCGGTTCCCGATCGTGGAGGCGGACGACGCCGGGCTCGTGGGCGCCTCGATGACCGTGTGGACCACGACGCCGTGGACCCTGCCCTCGAACACGGGGGTCGCGGTCGATGCCACGGCGGACTACGCCGAGCTCTCCCTCGACGGCGAGCGGCTGATCGTGGGCGCACCGCTGCGGGAGGCCGTGCTCGGCGAGGGCGGCGACCTCGTCCGCACGATCCCCGGGGCGGCGCTCGTCGGCGCCCGCTACGAGCCGCCCTATCCCAACGTCGACGACGCCCATCGCGTCGTCGCGGCCGACTTCGTCTCGATGGACGAAGGGACCGGCATCGTGCACCTCGCCCCCGCGTTCGGCCCCGAAGACCTCCAGATCGGCCTCGAGCAGGGCTGGCCCGTGCACAAACCGGTCGGCGACGACGGACGGTTCACCGATCTCGCGCCGGTGTTCGTGCGTGGACACTTCGTGAAGGACGCCGACCCCAGAATCGTCGAGGACCTACGCGAGCGCGGTCTGCTGCTGCGCTCGGGGACGTACGAGCACAGCTACCCGTTCTGCTGGCGATGCAAGACGCCTCTCCTCTACTACGCGCGAACGTCTTGGTACGTGCGCACGACCCAGGTGAAGGATCGCCTGCTCGCGGTGAACGAGGGGGTGCACTGGTTCCCGGACCACATCAAGCACGGGCGTTACGGGAACTGGCTGGAGAACAACGTCGACTGGGCCCTGTCCCGCGAGCGGTACTGGGGCACGCCGCTTCCGGTCTGGCGTTGCCCGGCTGGTCACCTGCGTGCCGTCGGCTCGCTCATCGAGCTCGGCGAGCTCGCGGGTCGCGACGTCCGCGACGTCGATCCCCACCGGCCGGCGATCGACGACGTGACGTTCGCCTGCGCCGAGTGCGGCGAGCCGGCTCGCCGGGTTCCCGAGGTGATCGACACCTGGTACGACTCGGGCGCGATGCCGTTCGCGCAGTGGGGCTACCACCCCGACCTGGGCCGCGGCCTCGAGGACTTCGAGCGGCACTTCCCCGCCGATTTCATCTCCGAGGCGATCGACCAGACGCGCGGGTGGTTCTACACGCTGATGGCCGAGGGCGTGCTGCACTTCGACTCGACCGCCTACCGCAACGTCGTCTGTCTCGGCCACATCATCGCGGCCGACGGGCGGAAGATGTCCAAGTCGCTCGGGAACATGTTCGACCCCTGGGATGCGTTGGACCGCCAGGGCGCCGACGCCCTTCGCTGGTTCATGATCACGAACGGGTCGCCGTGGGCGTCCCGGCGCATCGGGCACGAGGTGCTCGACGACGTGGTGCGGCAGTTCCTCCTGACCCTGCGCCACGTGCACGCGTTCTTCGTGACCTACGCGACCGCCGACGGGTTCGACCCTGCGTCGCCTGCACCCTCCGTCGCCGACCGGCCCCTGCTCGACCGGTGGGTGCTGTCCCAGCTCGCACGCACGGTCGTCGCCGCCCGCGACGGCCTCGACGCCTACGACGCCACCGGCGCGGGCCGCCGTATCGAGCGCTTCGTCGACGACCTCTCGAACTGGTACGTGCGCCGCTCGCGCCGCCGGTTCTGGAACCCCGGCGGCGAGGACGCAGCCGACGCGTCGGCGGCGTTCCACACGTTGTTCGAGTGCCTCGTCACGGTCTCGACGCTGCTCGCTCCATTCACGCCGTTCATCGCCGACGCGATATGGCGGAACCTCGCGGCCGGCCGGGCCGGGCGGCCCGACTCGGTGCACCTCGCCGACTACCCGGAGGCCGACGTTGCGGCGATCGACGACGCGCTCGATGCCGCGATGGAGGCCGCGCGAACGATCGTCGGGCTGGGTCGCACCGTGCGGACCGAAACGAAGACGCGGGTGCGCCAGCCGCTGGCCGAGGCCGTCGTGCACCTCCCGGGCAGCCTCGAGGGCCTCGAACCGCTGCTGGAGTTGGTCGCGGAAGAGCTGAACGTGCACCGGGTCGTGTTCGCCGAGTCCGTAGGGTCGTTCGGCAGATGGCATGCGAAGCCGAACTTCAAGGCGCTGGGACCGGCGCTCGGACCACGGGTGAAGGAGGTGGCGGTCGCGTTGGCGGCCGACGACGGCTCGCTCGCAGGCGAGCTCGCCACGGGCGCCTCGGTCGTCGTGCGCACCTCCGACGGCGGCGTCACGCTCGGGCCCGGCGACGTCGATCTCTCGCAGGATGTCCGCGAGGGCTGGGGGGTCGCGAGCGAGGGCGGTGTCACGCTCGCGCTCGATCTCAACCTGACGGACGACCTGCGGCGCGAGGGGGTGGCAAGGGAGCTGATCCGCGCGATCCAGGAGGCACGGAAGGCAGCGGGTCTCGAGATCTCCGACCGCATCCAGCTCGGCGTCGATGCCGGACCGGTCGTGTCCGACGCGCTCACCGTCCACCGTGACACCGTTGCCGGGGAGACCCTTGCGGTCGACGTGATCCACGGTGAGGTCGAAGGCCCCGCCGTGGACACGTCGATCGACGGCGAGCCTGTGCGGATCAGCGTGCGCCGAGCCGACTACGCCTCGCCCGCACGCGCCTGA
- the sepF gene encoding cell division protein SepF, with the protein MAGVWKKTLNYLGLVEEDEDFVDDMPEADPAPVRRMRPQAVREVPAEAEGVVRTIASPRPVSTGMSSIHKSEPKRFNEAREVADRFKDGTAVIMNLQATEDSIARRLVDFASGLVYGLDGKIELVANRVYLLSPADVEVSAEERERLAGTGFYNQF; encoded by the coding sequence ATGGCCGGCGTGTGGAAGAAGACGCTGAACTACCTGGGGCTCGTCGAGGAGGACGAGGACTTCGTCGACGACATGCCCGAGGCCGACCCGGCGCCGGTGCGGCGCATGCGTCCGCAGGCGGTCCGCGAGGTTCCCGCCGAGGCCGAGGGGGTCGTGCGCACGATCGCCTCGCCGCGCCCCGTGTCGACCGGCATGAGCTCGATCCACAAGTCCGAGCCGAAGCGGTTCAACGAGGCCCGGGAGGTCGCCGACCGGTTCAAGGATGGCACCGCGGTCATCATGAACCTGCAGGCGACCGAGGACTCGATCGCGCGCCGGCTGGTCGACTTCGCGAGCGGGCTCGTCTACGGGCTCGACGGCAAGATCGAGCTGGTCGCGAACCGTGTCTACCTGCTCAGCCCCGCCGATGTCGAGGTCTCGGCCGAAGAGCGGGAGCGACTGGCCGGCACGGGCTTCTACAACCAGTTCTGA
- a CDS encoding DivIVA domain-containing protein produces the protein MGKKDTGLGEVVAAPTRLTPADIQQKEFRVSRFGGYKMRDVDEFLDQITDSFTALTADVDRLRAGAAPVVGTPDLGDVARQADEIIARARAEAARILAEARATAATGSTASPNGPQERAAVTAFIAQEREFLQSLAGLVQEHAETVKGMAKSARSSPEATAAAAPRQGSEAKAEPVTTESASDRPSGPQTNPPAGRGSSEATTDDTTRVPESDDTTRVPEGDDTVRIVEEPATAAASRGEADSEGDRSLRELFWGED, from the coding sequence ATGGGCAAGAAAGACACAGGGTTGGGCGAGGTGGTCGCCGCGCCGACGCGGCTCACCCCCGCCGACATCCAGCAGAAGGAGTTCCGGGTCTCGCGCTTCGGCGGCTACAAGATGCGCGACGTGGACGAGTTCCTCGACCAGATCACCGACTCGTTCACGGCCCTGACGGCCGACGTCGACCGCTTGCGCGCCGGAGCTGCCCCGGTCGTGGGAACGCCGGACCTCGGCGACGTTGCCCGGCAGGCGGACGAGATCATCGCGCGCGCGAGGGCGGAGGCGGCGCGTATCCTCGCGGAGGCCCGGGCGACCGCAGCCACGGGGTCGACCGCGAGCCCGAACGGACCGCAGGAACGGGCGGCCGTCACCGCGTTCATCGCGCAGGAACGCGAGTTCCTCCAGTCGCTGGCCGGGCTCGTGCAGGAGCACGCCGAGACGGTCAAGGGCATGGCGAAGTCGGCGCGATCGAGCCCTGAGGCGACGGCCGCGGCTGCGCCTCGCCAAGGGTCCGAGGCGAAGGCCGAGCCGGTGACGACCGAGTCGGCGAGCGATCGGCCCTCCGGTCCCCAGACCAACCCGCCGGCAGGCCGAGGATCCTCCGAGGCGACGACGGACGACACCACCCGCGTGCCCGAGAGCGACGACACCACCCGCGTGCCCGAGGGCGACGACACCGTCCGCATCGTCGAGGAGCCGGCCACCGCGGCCGCCTCCCGAGGCGAGGCGGACTCCGAGGGCGACCGATCCCTCCGCGAGCTGTTCTGGGGCGAGGACTGA